One genomic region from Leptolyngbyaceae cyanobacterium JSC-12 encodes:
- a CDS encoding hypothetical protein (IMG reference gene:2510098348~PFAM: Putative phosphatase (DUF442)): MEVVRKINNELAIAGPCPIQQLQQLATEGFQSVLNLRSLDADLLTSEQQYVESLGLCYVNLPIDREIMTVDVALKALKQIDQLPKPSLVCCNNAMLAAAMVLMHIAVCQGEPLHQAFKRAENLGLFAVPFQTAIVS, encoded by the coding sequence ATGGAAGTTGTCAGAAAGATCAACAATGAACTCGCAATTGCTGGTCCTTGTCCAATTCAGCAATTGCAGCAACTCGCTACAGAGGGATTTCAATCGGTATTGAACTTACGATCATTGGATGCTGATCTCCTCACCAGTGAACAACAGTATGTTGAAAGTTTGGGGCTGTGCTACGTTAACTTACCCATTGATCGTGAAATTATGACAGTTGATGTGGCGCTCAAAGCACTCAAGCAAATTGATCAATTGCCCAAACCAAGCCTGGTCTGCTGCAATAATGCAATGCTAGCAGCCGCGATGGTCTTAATGCATATTGCAGTTTGCCAGGGTGAACCTTTGCACCAAGCCTTTAAGCGAGCTGAGAATTTGGGCTTATTTGCAGTCCCATTCCAGACAGCAATCGTCTCTTAA